From Penicillium psychrofluorescens genome assembly, chromosome: 1, one genomic window encodes:
- a CDS encoding uncharacterized protein (ID:PFLUO_001337-T1.cds;~source:funannotate) — MQQLQVRYPGEIWVWPGMTLDVQDTKTVPEIGHASLHCGTRYLILFLDLDVMIPGTAIQTVVLHWYQPDLILNCTETNSPGHLVPSDGSGGPSSPIAEYIGPQPPLGSHHRYVYLLYVQPLKYRFPACFSHIPPENMAARAGFDVRQFMQAAGLDVPLAVTYFFGRNENPGRPSRTWQSATTTSFQSVTCDPASTEAIWK, encoded by the exons ATGCAGCAACTCCAGGTTCGTTATCCTGGAGAAATTTGGGTCTGGCCGGGAATGACATTGGATGTTCAAG ATACTAAGACTGTGCCCGAAATTGGCCACGCCAGTCTGCACTGCGGCACACGCTACCtgatcctcttcctcgatctcgacgtCATGATCCCCGGCACCGCAATCCAGACAGTTGTCCTGCACTGGTACCAGCCAGACCTCATACTAAACTGCACAGAAACAAACTCACCGGGTCACCTGGTGCCGTCCGATGGTAGTGGCGGGCCGTCTTCACCCATCGCCGAATATATTGGACCTCAGCCTCCTCTTGGCTCGCATCACCGTTATGTCTATCTCCTGTATGTGCAGCCATTAAAGTATCGTTTTCCAGCTTGCTTTTCGCACATCCCACCGGAGAACATGGCCGCACGTGCTGGGTTCGATGTAAGGCAGTTTATGCAGGCGGCCGGACTGGATGTCCCGCTCGCGGTGACTTATTTCTTTGGTCGTAATGAGAACCCTGGCCGGCCATCTCGGACTTGGCAGAGTGCAACGACAACCTCGTTCCAGTCGGTGACCTGTGACCCGGCTTCTACTGAGGCAATATGGAAATGA